gtataaatgtagagctgCGGTCTCAGCAGCAACTCATAACGTTCCCCCTCTAATGTCAAAGCccttataatttaattttattccgaaaataaaatattgttaCAAACAAAGTGCTCGAATATTTTAGATATAGACTTAAGATCTAGATTCTAGAACAAACTTAATGGATTGTAAACATAAAATGTTTCTTCATCTAATTTATTGAGCAGCAGCTTTCCCTCCTTTTGCAACTTTTTGAGATGGTGACTTACGTTGTAGGCCGCAGCGGGCCACAGCTTCTGAGGGGTCTGACTGTAAACCACCCGCACAACATCCATTGATTGCCAACGCTTATGGGGTCGTTGGGTAAAAAAGTGGAGTATCTGCTGTTCACGATTGTTGCGATGATTTATGTAGTACTCAATCTTGGGAAGAGGCTCCTCGATAATATTGCCATGCCCCGGAAAGATGCGTTGTGGTTCGATTTTTAATATTGTATCCAAGGTTTTCATGTATTCGTATAGATCCTCAAAAACGGCAGTACCCTCGCCTAGCAAAAAGACCACGTTATATTAATGGAAACAAGTACAATCCAAGTCGAAAACTAACCTAAAATGCAGTCGCCACTAAAAAGCGTCCCTTCGTCCATCGATAGTACAATATGATCGGTGGTGTGACCTGGAGTGTGTACAACACGCATATTGGCTCCTTCTACTGAAAACTCTTGGTTGTTTGACATCGGCTGCAATTTTATATGAGCTGGGATCTCTGGGCATACATCACTGGCATCGGTCCGACTAAACTTAAATACTTGACAGTCTGAAATAAAGAGTACTAATAAGTAGCTGCAAGTgacaattatttatatttaggcACTACATACCATTGTCTGCCAGTCTGCTGCCTACAATATCCTTAACACCACCGACATGGTCATGGTGCCAGTGAGTCAGAATGATAGTGGCAATACAGGCTTGTTCCCGGCGAAGTACATTGTTTAAGTGTTCTATGTACTGAGGAACATCCTCATCCCCTGTATCAATCAGTATCCGTCTAATAGATAATTTTTTGgaaggttttttttattatttgaacATTGGATGAACCATAGCACATTCTTACTTTTTTCCGTTTCCAAGAAGATAGGTATTAGTGCCTTGCAACGTCATAAGACTGGGGTTACAGCCCAGTATACGTATTATGGAGGATGTAAGGCGTGTGACAGGTGGAATTAATGCCATTTAACtcgaatttttgtttttaattcgGAAGCTAGAATCGATTACTTGTTACGTATAAGCGTTTCTTCCCGCTTTCCCGTTTCTTATCGCTAAAATATACTGTTTGactctcaaaaaaaaaaataccaaaatatacttTTAATCTTTTTCAAATATGGCATTTCCATTCTGGCGTTAATTTTCATTCGTacgaaataatttaaaaaaatgcaaattaaaataaactaaaaatatttaaaaagtaATTAGAAATCCTTATTTTAACATTATACAcagcaaaatttaattttttttcgatGCTGTGAACTAAGCCCGCTTTTTTTTGATAGAAGTCGGCTTGGTTCACAGCGTCAATGTCGTGTTGAGTAGTGTAATCTTGTTCTTCTACGTTTTGCATTTGAAAGCTTTATATTTCCCAGGCCGTAAGATTGGTCAGCTCTCACTGCGTTCGGTCGTGTTTTCACTATGTCGCTTTATTACTGCACGGAATGCAGTTCGGACGTCACTGCCGCTCAGCTTCCTTGCTTTGATGCTGTCCGCTTTTCTTCTTGGTGCCGCCGAGCATTTCATCTGACGTGCATCGATTTCCATGCAGATTCAGTTCAACTCTTAACAATCCTGCCTAATTTTTTATGGCAGTGTGATAATTGTGTTGGTGCGGATGACTCTCATTTGTAAATAGACGAGCTTAATGACAAGGTTCTGAAGCTTGCCTCTATCGGGGTCATAAGTCTGATTTTCAGAATGCCCTTTCAAACAATTGACTTGAGCGGGTGAAGCCGATTGCTCCAAGGAAGGATTTCAACAGGCCATAGCCGGCGACCGACTTAATGTCTAGACGGTAAGTAGCCGCCACCTCGACTGAGGTCATTGACTTGggatcagctgctgctccctcACCCGATTTGGAGGGCTTCGTCACAGTCAGAAGGAGGGAGAGGAAGAATCGGCAGAAGCATGCCAATCGtcttgttggtgttgctcCGAGCTGCGAACAGCTGAATGTGAAGCTGAGCAGTGATACCATGTGATACCTGCATATTGGTTAATTTTCTACTGCAACGGGGCCTGAGGTGGTGGTGAAATTTGTTGCTGATAAGCTCAAGGTGCCGGAGGCGGAAATTTCTTCTGTGAAATTGGTGAAGCGAGATGCTGATTTATCTGCGTTGAAGCTCGTAAATTTCAAACTTGGGGTTCCTGAACCTCTATTCCCCGAGGTCTTTGATGTTATGTTCTGACCAGTATCGGTAAGGGTTTCCCGCTTTGTGGATAGACAGAGGCTGGAAGCTGTTTCATTTTTGGCGGTCCTCTTCAGCACAACAACCAAACATTGGTTTTCCGGTCTGCGCTTTGTGCTGCTGGATCAGACGACGATGCTATTGCTAGCACGCTCTCTCGACTACGTGCGCTTCTGACGCCATCATTGCAACAACAAACGCTATGCTTGCGCCATCCCTGCTCTCGACATTTGGGAATAGTCATCAGCCCGTCGCGCTCCTCTGACTCAGTTGGATATGGCTGACTCTCCTCTGGACCCATCTTCCGTGCCTGCTAACAGGACGGCACCGCCACTTTCTGGGACCGTGCCGATGGATGCTGCCAAGtctatacaaatttttttttccagaATATAGCGGGCATACGCACCAAGGCTCCGGCTGTCACCTCTAGGTGTGACTTCGACATTGTAATTTTGGTTGAAACTTGGCTCAATTCAATCTTTTTCGATCGCAGCAGGTTTTTCGTAAGGACAAAGATTGTGCCAACGAAGCGCTTCAGAGGAGAGGTCATTGTGGCCGTCACACGCACCCGGCGCTGTGATCCCATTTATCTCGTGGATGGCGACTCCATTCTGGATCAGATTAgtgtggcggtggctggccAGTCTGAGGCGCTATTTACATGCTATTTATGCTATCGTACATTCTACCGAATAGCTACTATGAAATATATGGTAGCCTGCGAGACCGTCAGAACCTCTGCGTTTTTGGCGACTTCAATTTGGGCTCGTTGGTATGGACCGACGATCCGCTGTCGTCGGCTAGAATACCAAGTAATTTGCATTAGCCGTCCGAGATTCTTTTGCTAGATGATTGTTTTATTATGGGGTGAACCCAcgtaaataatgtttttaataGGCTAAATAGGTTAGAGtccctcgtaaattattttgtctttatgtcccgcgtgaatcagttgggcagtgATATTGCCAtctggccccgcggacttgtaTGGTTTAAAGCTTTTGAACGCCTAGACAATGtcctcctggcttagcagggtTAATATGGCACTTGAGATGCCAGAAGGAGGCGCGAagtagttgggtctgttttcatcgcaacCGGGGAAGTGAGTGTTAAGGAGAAGATGTCAGAACTCATTACTGGACGTTGTCCAAAACTGGTCGACTTTATTCAggtagcccagggtgggtgttgtcttcgacAGCACTCTGCGCAAGCGCTAAGCTTCTGAGCTATTTTCGATTTCTCTACAGAACTTAGCCTA
The sequence above is a segment of the Drosophila pseudoobscura strain MV-25-SWS-2005 chromosome X, UCI_Dpse_MV25, whole genome shotgun sequence genome. Coding sequences within it:
- the LOC4811751 gene encoding beta-lactamase-like protein 2 homolog isoform X1 translates to MALIPPVTRLTSSIIRILGCNPSLMTLQGTNTYLLGNGKKRILIDTGDEDVPQYIEHLNNVLRREQACIATIILTHWHHDHVGGVKDIVGSRLADNDCQVFKFSRTDASDVCPEIPAHIKLQPMSNNQEFSVEGANMRVVHTPGHTTDHIVLSMDEGTLFSGDCILGEGTAVFEDLYEYMKTLDTILKIEPQRIFPGHGNIIEEPLPKIEYYINHRNNREQQILHFFTQRPHKRWQSMDVVRVVYSQTPQKLWPAAAYNVSHHLKKLQKEGKLLLNKLDEETFYVYNPLSLF
- the LOC4811751 gene encoding beta-lactamase-like protein 2 homolog isoform X2, with the translated sequence MALIPPVTRLTSSIIRILGCNPSLMTLQGTNTYLLGNGKKRILIDTGDEDVPQYIEHLNNVLRREQACIATIILTHWHHDHVGGVKDIVGSRLADNDCQVFKFSRTDASDVCPEIPAHIKLQPMSNNQEFSVEGANMRVVHTPGHTTDHIVLSMDEGTLFSGDCILGEGTAVFEDLYEYMKTLDTILKIEPQRIFPGHGNIIEEPLPKIEYYINHRNNREQQILHFFTQRPHKRWQSMDVVRVVYSQTPQKLWPAAAYNVSHHLKKLQKEGKLLLNKLDEETFYVYNPLSLF